A section of the Sebastes fasciatus isolate fSebFas1 chromosome 5, fSebFas1.pri, whole genome shotgun sequence genome encodes:
- the LOC141768624 gene encoding uncharacterized protein LOC141768624, producing the protein MSRRVTQSSSRWSRLVFDRDEKNYELWETKLLSHLRLQGLKDTILKEPTTEDEEEDDEEKNDEAFAELIQFLDDKSLLLVMREAADNGREALKILRDYYASKGKPRVISLYTELTSLQKSSSESVTEYVIRAETAITASRNAAMILKGLSESFKPFAIHVMQREVAVPFAEFKTKLRSYEDTEKMRTTASDDNVMKARVQPSMRPAVASSSVQGAENADIICFRCGLRGHKARACTRKQWCSQCKSTTHRDATCSQKQRRGDAGKVSEKESSTEYAFRMSDEDAEIQPGRGVEARGLMVDTGGYFAYHHRYCKVQEI; encoded by the exons ATGAGCAGACGGGTTACCCAGTCAAGCAGCCGTTGGTCACGGCTAGTTTTTGACAGAGATGAAAAGAACTATGAACTGTGGGAGACCAAACTATTGAGCCATCTTCGTTTGCAAGGGCTAAAGGACACTATTTTAAAGGAGCCCACCACcgaagatgaggaagaagacGATGAAGAGAAAAATGACGAGGCATTTGCGGAGCTAATCCAGTTTCTGGATGACAAAAGTTTGTTGCTGGTAATGCGGGAAGCAGCGGACAACGGGCGGGAAGCACTAAAGATCCTGAGAGACTATTATGCAAGCAAAGGTAAGCCTCGTGTAATTAGCCTGTACACAGAACTGACTTCACTTCAGAAGTCGAGCAGCGAGAGTGTGACTGAATATGTTATACGAGCAGAGACTGCCATCACAGCATCGAGAAACGCTG CGATGATTTTGAAGGGACTTTCAGAATCATTCAAACCGTTTGCTATTCATGTCATGCAAAGAGAGGTGGCAGTGCCTTTTGccgaattcaaaactaaactacGGAGCTACGAGGACACTGAGAAGATGCGTACAACAGCATCTGATGATAATGTCATGAAGGCGCGAGTGCAGCCGAGTATGAGGCCCGCAGTGGCAAGTTCGAGTGTCCAAGGAGCTGAGAATGCAGACATCATATGCTTCAGATGTGGCCTGAGAGGACACAAAGCCAGAGCATGTACACGCAAGCAGTGGTGTAGTCAGTGTAAAAGCACCACACATCGGGACGCAACCTGCAGTCAGAAACAGCGGCGAGGCGACGCAGGAAAAGTTTCTGAAAAGGAGAGCAGCACAGAGTATGCATTCCGGATGAGTGACGAGGACGCAGAGATCCAGCCAGGCCGTGGTGTCGAGGCGAGAGGTCTGATGGTGGATACGGGGGGCTACTTCGCATATCATCACAGATATTGCAAGGTTCAAGAAATTTGA
- the LOC141768623 gene encoding uncharacterized protein LOC141768623, whose protein sequence is MSRRVTQSSSRWSRLVFDRDEKNYELWETKLLSHLRLQGLKDTILKEPTTEDEEEDDEEKNDEAFAELIQFLDDKSLLLVMREAADNGREALKILRDYYASKGKPRVISLYTELTSLQKSSSESVTEYVIRAETAITASRNAAMILKGLSESFKPFAIHVMQREVAVPFAEFKTKLRSYEDTEKMRTTASDDNVMKARVQPSMRPAVASSSVQGAENADIICFRCGLRGHKARACTRKQWCSQCKSTTHRDATCSQKQRRGDAGKVSEKESSTEYAFRMSDEDAEIQPGRGVEARGLMVDTGGYFAYHHRYCKVQEI, encoded by the exons ATGAGCAGACGGGTTACCCAGTCAAGCAGCCGTTGGTCACGGCTAGTTTTTGACAGAGATGAAAAGAACTATGAACTGTGGGAGACCAAACTATTGAGCCATCTTCGTTTGCAAGGGCTAAAGGACACTATTTTAAAGGAGCCCACCACcgaagatgaggaagaagacGATGAAGAGAAAAATGACGAGGCATTTGCGGAGCTAATCCAGTTTCTGGATGACAAAAGTTTGTTGCTGGTAATGCGGGAAGCAGCGGACAACGGGCGGGAAGCACTAAAGATCCTGAGAGACTATTATGCAAGCAAAGGTAAGCCTCGTGTAATTAGCCTGTACACAGAACTGACTTCACTTCAGAAGTCGAGCAGCGAGAGTGTGACTGAATATGTTATACGAGCAGAGACTGCCATCACAGCATCGAGAAACGCTG CGATGATTTTGAAGGGACTTTCAGAATCATTCAAACCGTTTGCTATTCATGTCATGCAAAGAGAGGTGGCAGTGCCTTTTGccgaattcaaaactaaactacGGAGCTACGAGGACACTGAGAAGATGCGTACAACAGCATCTGATGATAATGTCATGAAGGCGCGAGTGCAGCCGAGTATGAGGCCCGCAGTGGCAAGTTCGAGTGTCCAAGGAGCTGAGAATGCAGACATCATATGCTTCAGATGTGGCCTGAGAGGACACAAAGCCAGAGCATGTACACGCAAGCAGTGGTGTAGTCAGTGTAAAAGCACCACACATCGGGACGCAACCTGCAGTCAGAAACAGCGGCGAGGCGACGCAGGAAAAGTTTCTGAAAAGGAGAGCAGCACAGAGTATGCATTCCGGATGAGTGACGAGGACGCCGAGATCCAGCCAGGCCGTGGTGTCGAGGCGAGAGGTCTGATGGTGGATACGGGGGGCTACTTCGCATATCATCACAGATATTGCAAGGTTCAAGAAATTTGA